In Nitrospira sp., the following are encoded in one genomic region:
- a CDS encoding OmpA family protein: MYPNNPVSHSTISHTTTNGLMDLMTSLAIIFVLLLAASLAPQAAQDAPTDTPTPPQTTVAAPATPLTSNVQTLLYEHFAQFGLSVDNDPHDPLLMRIVIPEDLLNFDSGKSTLTPQADRFLTDMMPRYAVLVCGPLESHVDSVVIEGHTDDRGDDAMNLRLSQERSFRVMTKGIEVIDRTEPTVSPCFQRLTSASGRGRQDLIADPATGVDREKSRRVIFKLRLRSAPIPHTLPHTS; this comes from the coding sequence ATGTACCCGAATAACCCCGTCTCCCATTCGACCATTTCCCACACGACGACCAACGGGCTCATGGACTTGATGACGTCACTCGCCATTATTTTCGTCCTGCTCCTTGCAGCCTCACTCGCACCACAAGCAGCCCAGGACGCTCCGACCGACACACCAACGCCTCCCCAAACTACCGTCGCCGCCCCCGCGACGCCGCTCACGAGCAACGTTCAAACCTTGCTCTATGAGCACTTCGCGCAATTCGGACTCTCCGTGGACAACGACCCGCATGATCCACTGCTCATGAGGATCGTCATCCCCGAAGATCTGCTCAATTTCGACTCTGGGAAAAGCACCTTGACGCCGCAGGCGGATCGATTTCTCACCGACATGATGCCACGCTATGCCGTCCTCGTATGCGGGCCGCTTGAGTCCCATGTCGACTCAGTCGTGATTGAAGGACATACCGATGATCGCGGCGACGACGCGATGAACTTGAGATTGAGCCAAGAACGCTCCTTCCGCGTGATGACGAAGGGCATCGAGGTCATCGACCGCACAGAGCCAACCGTCTCACCGTGCTTCCAACGGCTGACATCGGCGAGTGGCCGAGGACGGCAAGACCTCATCGCTGATCCTGCGACCGGAGTGGATCGAGAGAAAAGCCGCCGCGTTATTTTCAAACTTCGTCTCCGGTCCGCTCCGATACCGCACACTCTTCCACATACATCCTAG
- a CDS encoding proline--tRNA ligase — MKTSQLLIPTLREAPGEAETVSHRLMLRAGLIRKVASGIYTYLPLGLRVIRKVEQIIRDEMNRAGAQELLMPMASPAELWKETGRWDFYGKELLRFKDRHERDFCLGPTHEEIITDLFRREVKSYRQLPLNFYQIQTKFRDEIRPRFGLMRGREFLMKDAYSFDRDEAGARENYQKMYDAYHRIFTRCGLTFRAVEADTGLIGGNSSHEFMVLAETGEETVVYSDSGTFAANIERADVLPPESVDSTAPLPLRSVSTPNCRSIEEVAAFLNIPAHRLVKTLLYSTGKETVAVLVRGDHAVNEIKLKKGLGVPEIELAGPATVEKATGAPVGFAGPVGLKGIRIFADQAIPALKNVVVGGNQLDTHYVDANWSRDFTADQVLDLRNAQAGDPSPKKDGTLKATKGIEVGHVFMLGTKYSQTMNATFLDEQGKECLAVMGCYGIGVGRSAAASIEQNHDERGIIWPYPIAPFHIHLIPVSQSDKTNEMTIRLYAELQAAGFEVLWDDRDDRAGVKFNDADLIGAPFQVVVGDKGLAEGVVEVKVRRTGIKTRVTPAELVQHLQSAVPHIDAAPGPH; from the coding sequence ATGAAAACATCGCAACTCCTGATCCCCACGTTACGGGAAGCCCCCGGTGAGGCTGAAACAGTCAGTCACCGGCTCATGCTGCGCGCCGGCTTGATTCGAAAAGTCGCGTCCGGCATCTATACCTACCTCCCCCTCGGCCTGCGCGTCATCCGCAAGGTGGAACAGATTATTCGTGATGAAATGAATCGCGCCGGGGCGCAGGAACTTCTGATGCCCATGGCCTCGCCGGCAGAACTCTGGAAAGAAACCGGCCGGTGGGACTTCTACGGGAAAGAGCTGTTGCGTTTCAAAGACCGGCACGAACGGGATTTCTGTCTGGGCCCCACACATGAAGAAATCATCACCGATCTGTTTCGGCGGGAAGTAAAGTCCTACCGGCAGCTCCCGCTGAATTTCTACCAAATCCAGACCAAGTTTCGCGACGAGATCCGCCCGCGCTTCGGCCTGATGCGGGGCCGCGAGTTCTTGATGAAAGACGCCTACAGTTTCGACCGTGATGAGGCCGGAGCACGCGAAAACTATCAAAAGATGTATGACGCCTACCACCGGATCTTTACCCGATGCGGCCTCACATTTAGAGCCGTCGAGGCAGACACCGGGCTCATCGGAGGGAATTCCTCTCATGAGTTCATGGTCCTTGCAGAGACCGGCGAAGAGACGGTGGTCTATAGCGACAGCGGCACCTTCGCTGCCAATATCGAACGCGCCGACGTCTTGCCTCCGGAGAGCGTGGACAGCACAGCCCCCCTTCCTCTCCGATCTGTCTCCACGCCGAATTGCCGCAGTATCGAAGAAGTGGCTGCATTTCTGAACATTCCGGCACACCGGCTTGTCAAAACGCTCTTGTACTCGACCGGGAAAGAGACCGTAGCCGTACTGGTCCGCGGCGACCATGCCGTCAACGAGATCAAGCTCAAGAAAGGGCTAGGAGTGCCTGAAATCGAACTCGCAGGACCGGCAACAGTCGAAAAAGCCACCGGGGCACCGGTCGGATTTGCCGGGCCCGTCGGCCTCAAGGGAATCAGAATATTTGCAGATCAGGCCATCCCCGCCCTCAAGAACGTGGTGGTCGGGGGTAATCAGCTCGACACCCACTATGTTGACGCGAATTGGAGCCGCGACTTTACGGCCGATCAGGTCCTCGATCTTCGGAACGCCCAGGCCGGCGATCCCTCACCGAAGAAAGACGGCACCCTCAAAGCCACCAAAGGGATTGAGGTCGGCCATGTCTTCATGCTCGGCACTAAATATAGCCAGACGATGAACGCGACTTTTCTGGACGAGCAAGGGAAAGAATGCCTCGCCGTCATGGGTTGCTATGGGATCGGTGTCGGACGGTCCGCGGCAGCCTCGATTGAGCAGAACCACGACGAACGCGGAATTATCTGGCCCTACCCGATTGCTCCGTTCCATATCCACTTGATCCCCGTCAGCCAATCGGACAAGACGAATGAGATGACCATTCGTCTCTATGCCGAACTACAGGCAGCGGGATTCGAAGTCCTCTGGGATGATCGTGACGATCGGGCCGGAGTCAAATTCAATGATGCCGACCTCATTGGCGCCCCCTTTCAAGTCGTCGTCGGAGACAAAGGCCTCGCGGAAGGCGTCGTCGAGGTAAAAGTCCGGCGCACCGGCATCAAGACGCGCGTCACGCCCGCTGAGCTTGTCCAGCATCTCCAGAGCGCTGTCCCTCACATCGATGCTGCCCCAGGCCCTCACTGA
- a CDS encoding murein transglycosylase domain-containing protein, which produces MNLPASTLRLLVFPMLLSASGCETADHVLTSAEKVLGSQTGRTVVSIAGGKDPKQVLKEHTDAYQRDPESVLRDIRTLQRDFETIMAALTGRVRQTWGEKEIKVPEQKKYVKYTQNYMSRAVVDFDSGTIVIETLDDKAPKDSLKNALVTTLLTPDDPRSVDLFSDKAVTLTSDKPPYLLGLVVDQEGRAIKTPAQAEAFATFTVENHAKPRSIDQNGVAKQALLAEIKMVANFSNRQAEKYRSTVIRYAEQFKVSPSLIFAVIRTESNFNPFAVSSAPAFGLMQLVPSSGGRDAYKKAKGKDSIPSRDYLFDPENNIELGSAYLNVLSYNLLERIENQVAREYCVISAYNTGPRNVFKSFAQDQTAAINQINSLQPPAVYDRLRANLPYQETRDYLAKVVGFRKQFIAVSGEGAK; this is translated from the coding sequence ATGAATCTTCCTGCATCGACATTGAGGCTGCTCGTTTTCCCCATGCTTCTCTCCGCCTCAGGCTGTGAGACCGCCGATCACGTCCTGACAAGTGCCGAAAAGGTGCTCGGTAGCCAAACGGGAAGAACCGTCGTCAGCATTGCCGGAGGCAAAGACCCCAAACAAGTCCTCAAGGAACACACCGACGCCTATCAGCGCGACCCTGAATCCGTCCTGCGCGATATACGAACCTTGCAGCGCGACTTCGAGACCATCATGGCCGCTTTGACCGGTCGGGTCCGCCAAACATGGGGGGAGAAAGAAATAAAGGTTCCGGAGCAGAAGAAATACGTCAAGTACACCCAGAACTATATGAGCCGAGCAGTCGTCGATTTTGATAGCGGGACAATCGTGATTGAAACTCTGGACGACAAGGCTCCCAAAGACAGCCTGAAGAATGCCCTCGTCACCACACTCCTGACCCCCGATGATCCTCGATCCGTCGATCTCTTTTCCGACAAGGCTGTCACGCTCACCAGCGACAAGCCGCCTTACCTCCTAGGCCTGGTTGTGGACCAAGAGGGGCGAGCGATCAAGACTCCGGCGCAAGCAGAAGCCTTTGCGACGTTTACGGTCGAAAACCACGCAAAGCCGCGATCGATTGATCAGAACGGCGTAGCCAAACAGGCCCTCCTCGCAGAAATTAAGATGGTCGCCAACTTCTCGAACAGGCAGGCTGAAAAATACCGCAGCACGGTCATCCGGTATGCCGAACAGTTCAAGGTCAGTCCCAGCTTGATCTTTGCGGTGATTCGCACAGAAAGCAATTTCAACCCCTTCGCCGTCAGCTCCGCACCGGCCTTTGGGCTCATGCAGCTCGTGCCCAGCAGCGGGGGACGCGATGCCTACAAGAAAGCCAAGGGCAAAGACTCCATTCCCTCTCGAGACTACCTCTTCGACCCCGAGAACAATATCGAGCTGGGCAGTGCCTATCTCAATGTCCTATCCTATAACCTGCTGGAGCGCATCGAGAACCAGGTGGCCAGAGAATATTGCGTGATTTCAGCTTATAACACCGGTCCGCGCAACGTGTTCAAATCATTTGCTCAGGATCAAACCGCTGCCATCAACCAAATCAATTCGCTTCAACCTCCGGCCGTCTATGACCGGCTACGAGCAAATCTGCCCTATCAAGAAACCCGCGACTATCTCGCCAAAGTCGTCGGTTTTCGCAAGCAATTTATTGCCGTATCCGGAGAAGGCGCCAAGTAA
- a CDS encoding GspE/PulE family protein — MQAKPMPNNLQELQQKGEFAEHVKKITAQINAASDLDQILLDLHKDILGLFDAEDLTLFAFDSEKKEIFSKALQVDGVQEVRIPISEQSLAGFCAKYLRPVNIADAYNMAELQGIHPALLHDTSYDKNTGFKTKQVLTYPIVADNKYLMGVLQLLNKKSGSRFTRKDEELVAEIAKALGIAFFNLRKSTKKNPTKFDHLIGSGKITQNDLENVLAEARKGTSDLESILIEKYKVPKLDIGKSFAQFYKCPYIEFSERTLVDIELLKNLNVDYLRKNHWMPLKRDRTAIEILTDDPGDLDRVQDIKRTFPGLNIRFAVSLRRDIAQFLASATGQSDAGGSGGGRKLDENVSDILGELVTEAQAEAMEDASAGGGLDENDSAIVRLANQIIADAFRQNASDIHIEPYGEKRETLVRFRVDGDCFEYMKIPQSYRRAIVSRLKIMASLDIAERRKPQDGKIKFKLSETKEIELRVATIPTSGYNEDVVMRILAASEPLPLDKMGFSDRNLKGIKDISEKPYGIILCVGPTGSGKTTTLHSVLGNINTPDIKIWTAEDPVEITQYGLRQVQVQPKIGFTFANAMRAFLRADPDVIMVGEMRDKETADTGIEASLTGHLVLSTLHTNSAVETVTRLLDMGCDPFSFADAMLGVLAQRLARRICKDCKEQYVGSPEEYEELRQGYGADRWDKLGIKQDNTFRLSRGKGCEVCNRTGYKGRVALHELLLGSDNIKRMVQQKARTEDMLHCAMDEGMTTLVQDGIQKVLLGQTSYKEVKAVAIK, encoded by the coding sequence ATGCAGGCCAAGCCGATGCCCAACAATCTCCAGGAGCTGCAACAAAAAGGCGAGTTCGCGGAACACGTCAAGAAGATCACCGCTCAAATTAACGCGGCCAGCGATCTCGACCAAATTCTTCTCGACCTGCATAAAGACATCCTGGGCCTGTTCGACGCCGAAGACCTAACCCTCTTTGCATTCGACTCAGAGAAGAAAGAAATCTTTTCCAAAGCCCTCCAAGTCGATGGCGTCCAAGAAGTCCGCATTCCCATCTCCGAACAAAGCCTTGCTGGTTTTTGCGCAAAATATCTCCGCCCGGTCAATATCGCCGATGCCTATAATATGGCCGAGCTCCAAGGCATCCACCCAGCCCTCCTTCATGACACATCTTACGACAAGAACACCGGGTTCAAGACCAAACAGGTGTTGACCTACCCGATTGTCGCCGACAACAAATACCTCATGGGCGTCCTCCAGCTGCTGAATAAAAAAAGCGGCAGCCGCTTTACCAGAAAGGATGAAGAGTTGGTCGCCGAGATCGCCAAGGCCCTCGGCATTGCCTTTTTCAACCTACGGAAGTCCACGAAGAAAAATCCCACAAAATTCGACCACCTCATCGGCAGCGGAAAGATTACGCAGAACGACCTGGAAAACGTCCTCGCTGAAGCGCGCAAAGGCACCAGCGATCTCGAAAGCATCCTGATCGAAAAATATAAAGTGCCGAAACTCGACATCGGCAAATCGTTCGCTCAATTCTACAAGTGCCCGTATATCGAGTTCAGCGAACGCACCCTGGTCGACATCGAACTCCTCAAGAATCTGAACGTCGACTACCTGAGAAAAAATCATTGGATGCCGCTGAAACGTGATCGCACGGCCATCGAGATTCTGACTGATGACCCCGGCGATCTCGACCGAGTTCAAGACATTAAGCGAACATTCCCCGGCTTAAACATCCGCTTCGCGGTCAGCTTACGGCGGGACATCGCACAGTTCCTGGCTTCCGCTACCGGCCAAAGCGATGCAGGAGGAAGCGGCGGAGGCCGAAAACTCGACGAAAACGTCTCAGACATTCTCGGCGAGCTCGTCACGGAAGCTCAAGCCGAAGCCATGGAAGATGCGTCTGCCGGGGGTGGCCTTGATGAAAACGACAGCGCCATCGTTCGTCTTGCCAACCAGATCATCGCTGACGCCTTCAGACAGAACGCCTCGGATATTCACATCGAGCCCTACGGGGAAAAACGCGAGACACTCGTCCGGTTCCGTGTCGACGGCGATTGCTTCGAATACATGAAAATCCCCCAGAGCTACCGGCGCGCCATCGTGTCCCGCTTGAAAATCATGGCCAGCTTGGACATCGCCGAACGGCGCAAGCCGCAGGACGGAAAAATTAAGTTCAAGCTCAGCGAGACCAAAGAAATTGAGCTCCGCGTCGCCACCATTCCGACATCCGGGTATAACGAAGATGTCGTCATGCGTATCTTGGCTGCCAGTGAACCCTTGCCGCTCGACAAGATGGGGTTCTCGGACCGCAATCTCAAAGGCATTAAAGATATTTCTGAAAAACCCTACGGAATCATCCTCTGCGTCGGACCGACCGGATCAGGAAAAACCACCACGCTCCATTCCGTGCTGGGGAATATCAATACTCCGGACATTAAGATCTGGACCGCCGAAGACCCCGTCGAAATTACCCAATATGGCCTGCGGCAAGTTCAAGTTCAGCCCAAGATTGGCTTTACTTTTGCCAATGCGATGCGGGCCTTCCTCCGCGCCGACCCCGATGTGATCATGGTCGGAGAAATGCGCGATAAAGAGACCGCCGATACCGGCATCGAAGCCTCGCTCACCGGACACTTGGTGCTCAGCACCTTGCACACCAACAGCGCCGTAGAAACGGTAACCCGTCTCCTGGACATGGGCTGCGACCCCTTCAGCTTTGCCGATGCCATGCTCGGTGTGCTCGCCCAGCGGTTGGCTCGGCGCATCTGCAAAGATTGCAAAGAACAGTATGTGGGTTCGCCCGAAGAATACGAAGAGCTTCGGCAGGGCTATGGCGCCGATCGCTGGGACAAACTGGGCATTAAGCAGGACAACACGTTCCGTCTTTCTCGCGGGAAAGGGTGCGAGGTCTGTAATCGCACGGGCTATAAAGGACGCGTGGCACTCCACGAACTCCTGCTTGGATCGGACAACATTAAGCGGATGGTCCAGCAGAAAGCCCGCACCGAGGACATGCTGCACTGTGCAATGGATGAAGGCATGACGACCCTCGTCCAGGACGGCATCCAAAAAGTATTGCTTGGTCAAACGTCCTACAAAGAAGTCAAAGCCGTCGCCATCAAATAG
- a CDS encoding isoprenyl transferase has product MSQTPSSSNLESLSEQELTSKLELELLPKHVAVIMDGNGRWAEFRSLPRIAGHREGINSVREMITLSLELGIQHLTIYAFSQENWNRPTQEISALMGLLEHYLSTERASLIEQGVRFRAIGRLDALPESARRWVRTTEQETAHLSKLHLTVALSYGGRTEIVDAVRSIVKDAQAGSLRPDQIDETLLSHYLYTHPLPDPDLLIRTSGETRISNFLLWQLAYTELYFTSTPWPDFRRREFLLALIEYQRRERRFGRVLSTVSS; this is encoded by the coding sequence ATGTCACAAACACCGTCTTCATCCAACCTCGAAAGCCTTTCCGAGCAGGAATTGACGAGCAAATTAGAGCTGGAGCTCCTGCCCAAACACGTCGCCGTCATTATGGATGGCAACGGACGATGGGCCGAGTTTCGCAGTCTGCCCCGCATTGCCGGTCATCGGGAAGGGATCAATTCCGTCCGCGAGATGATCACGCTGTCTCTCGAACTGGGCATTCAACACCTGACCATTTACGCATTCTCACAGGAGAATTGGAATCGACCGACACAAGAGATTTCCGCGCTGATGGGCCTCCTAGAGCATTACCTGTCCACCGAGCGAGCCAGCCTCATTGAGCAAGGCGTTCGCTTCCGCGCAATCGGACGACTCGATGCGCTTCCAGAGAGCGCCCGGCGGTGGGTCCGGACAACCGAACAGGAAACCGCGCATCTGAGCAAGCTGCATCTGACTGTGGCGCTCAGTTACGGCGGACGAACCGAGATCGTCGACGCCGTTCGCAGCATCGTGAAGGATGCTCAGGCTGGATCGCTTCGGCCTGACCAGATTGACGAAACGCTGCTATCCCACTATCTCTACACCCACCCGCTTCCTGACCCCGACCTGTTGATTCGCACCAGCGGCGAGACCCGCATCAGCAACTTCCTCCTCTGGCAACTGGCCTATACCGAGCTCTACTTTACCTCAACACCCTGGCCTGATTTTCGGCGACGTGAGTTTCTGCTTGCGTTGATCGAATATCAACGACGCGAGCGCCGTTTCGGCCGAGTCTTGAGCACCGTGTCCTCCTAA
- a CDS encoding phosphatidate cytidylyltransferase: MDNLSPVDVHGNRGTGPTAPASTPARRFDARRVYTALIGIPIVYAIIRYLPPWGLTLLVVIGGAIALLELTRMGFGDRRNPALTGLALGLTALLIVRLHWAFSIEAILLSGLAGALLAMLWSSNVITSRFHDTAVALFGPLYIGLTLSTLVSTRTLPSGEWLIVFIALVTWASDIGAYYAGTLWGRHPLAPSISPKKSIEGLAGGLALAMAVALLTQIWLVPQLTMVHAMMLGLLMTGTGLVGDLCESALKRAVGVKDSGGILPGHGGMLDRLDSLLFTAPTFYYYVTLVCGLSPLP, from the coding sequence GTGGATAATCTCAGCCCAGTAGATGTGCATGGCAACCGGGGAACAGGACCGACTGCGCCAGCCTCCACGCCAGCTCGCCGCTTCGATGCCCGGCGTGTCTACACCGCACTGATCGGCATTCCGATCGTCTATGCCATCATTCGCTATTTGCCGCCATGGGGTTTGACCCTGTTAGTGGTCATAGGCGGAGCTATCGCTCTACTTGAGCTCACGCGCATGGGCTTCGGTGATCGTCGCAATCCGGCGCTGACCGGACTCGCGCTTGGACTCACGGCGCTCTTGATCGTTCGTCTCCACTGGGCGTTTTCGATAGAGGCCATCCTGCTATCGGGTCTCGCCGGCGCGCTGCTGGCGATGCTCTGGTCCTCAAATGTCATCACGTCCCGTTTCCACGATACAGCCGTCGCCCTATTCGGCCCCCTCTATATCGGACTCACACTCAGCACGCTTGTTTCAACACGCACCCTGCCATCCGGCGAATGGCTGATTGTGTTTATTGCCCTGGTGACCTGGGCCAGCGACATCGGCGCCTACTATGCAGGCACTCTTTGGGGACGCCATCCCCTGGCCCCGTCGATCAGCCCCAAGAAATCCATTGAAGGCCTGGCGGGTGGATTAGCCCTGGCCATGGCAGTCGCCCTCCTGACACAAATCTGGCTGGTCCCGCAGTTGACCATGGTTCACGCCATGATGCTGGGCCTGCTGATGACCGGTACGGGCCTCGTAGGGGACCTCTGCGAATCGGCACTGAAACGCGCGGTGGGAGTGAAGGACTCCGGCGGCATTCTCCCAGGTCACGGCGGCATGCTCGACCGTTTAGATAGTCTCTTGTTCACCGCCCCCACCTTCTACTACTATGTGACATTAGTCTGCGGCCTTTCGCCGCTCCCTTAG
- the rseP gene encoding RIP metalloprotease RseP — protein sequence MMFAFTWSPDTLWILMQKAWWFLVVLGILVAFHELGHFLAARWVGVKVLKFSLGFGPKIFGRQVGETEYLLSAIPLGGYVKLFGEDETEAATPEDQRRSFAHQGLWGKVLIVAAGPGFNFILAYLIFAGWLSTGAPLFVPTFRDLSPDIEALVPGSPASAAGMEIGDHITKVNGKEISTRTELLDAVAHSKGEALSLEIKRGAQVKPLSVIPVPLQGQPAQADEPMYTIGVEETPPLVTSVMHGLPAAVAGFQAGDRVIGIDGQTIYTWLQMTTIVRDSPNKSLHVDVLRNSQRIPLVVTPSAEKATVNGQSVEVGKIGISGPGRSLMHADNPLQAVYQGLDATWGWTELTAIGLYKMVVGDISSKNIGGPLTIANISGEAASQGASSVIFLIAILSINLGVLNLLPIPILDGGHLLFFLIEGILRKPLGDRQREIAQQAGLVLLVGVMIFAFWNDLERIFLR from the coding sequence ATGATGTTCGCATTCACCTGGTCTCCCGATACCCTCTGGATCCTGATGCAAAAAGCCTGGTGGTTCCTGGTCGTACTCGGCATCCTCGTCGCATTCCACGAGCTCGGACACTTCTTGGCGGCCCGCTGGGTGGGCGTGAAAGTCCTCAAATTCTCTCTCGGGTTCGGCCCGAAGATTTTCGGGCGCCAGGTCGGCGAAACCGAATACCTCCTCTCGGCTATTCCCTTGGGTGGATACGTCAAATTGTTCGGCGAAGACGAAACGGAAGCGGCCACCCCGGAAGACCAGCGGCGATCATTCGCCCATCAGGGGCTATGGGGGAAAGTGTTGATCGTGGCAGCCGGCCCCGGTTTTAACTTCATTCTGGCCTATCTCATTTTTGCCGGATGGCTCTCGACGGGAGCGCCCTTATTCGTTCCGACCTTCCGCGATCTCAGCCCGGACATTGAGGCGCTGGTGCCTGGCTCGCCTGCATCCGCAGCCGGCATGGAGATCGGCGACCATATTACCAAGGTGAACGGGAAAGAAATTTCCACGAGAACGGAATTATTGGATGCGGTGGCTCACAGCAAAGGGGAAGCCCTTTCGCTGGAAATTAAGCGCGGGGCACAAGTAAAACCGCTTTCCGTCATCCCGGTTCCCCTGCAAGGTCAGCCGGCTCAGGCTGACGAGCCGATGTATACGATCGGGGTTGAGGAGACTCCTCCGCTGGTTACCTCTGTCATGCACGGGTTACCGGCTGCCGTGGCAGGATTCCAGGCGGGAGATCGGGTCATCGGCATCGACGGCCAAACCATCTATACCTGGCTTCAGATGACGACGATTGTACGGGATAGCCCGAACAAATCGCTGCACGTTGATGTGCTACGTAATAGCCAACGCATCCCCCTGGTCGTCACCCCAAGCGCTGAGAAAGCAACCGTCAACGGCCAATCCGTGGAGGTAGGCAAGATCGGCATCTCAGGACCTGGCCGGTCGCTTATGCATGCGGACAATCCTCTCCAGGCCGTCTACCAAGGGCTCGATGCCACATGGGGATGGACCGAGCTTACCGCCATCGGGCTCTATAAGATGGTTGTCGGAGACATCTCGAGCAAGAACATCGGCGGCCCGTTGACGATCGCGAACATTTCAGGGGAAGCCGCCTCCCAGGGCGCCTCCAGCGTCATTTTCTTGATCGCCATTCTGAGCATCAATCTCGGCGTCCTGAATTTGCTTCCGATTCCGATTCTGGACGGAGGACACTTGCTCTTTTTCCTCATTGAAGGCATTCTGCGCAAACCGCTCGGCGACCGGCAGCGGGAAATTGCACAGCAAGCCGGGCTGGTCTTATTGGTTGGCGTGATGATCTTCGCCTTTTGGAATGACCTCGAACGAATCTTCCTCCGTTAA
- a CDS encoding PilZ domain-containing protein, whose product MPTSTSRPSLLNKFRRHPRVRIPTPIACELAWRDEHRWFGKSVHGPGVVYDLSLRGMRVSTEAPIKPGDQVSLLVRLPRQAAPAEIAVATVRWAKDQIYGLAFQRLSSTSHGRLRRYMTVFSRGIR is encoded by the coding sequence ATGCCGACGAGCACATCACGCCCTTCGTTGCTGAACAAGTTTCGTCGGCACCCTCGTGTGCGTATTCCCACCCCCATTGCCTGTGAACTTGCCTGGCGTGATGAGCATCGCTGGTTTGGAAAGTCTGTTCATGGTCCGGGTGTCGTGTACGACCTTTCATTGCGGGGGATGCGGGTCAGTACGGAAGCCCCGATCAAGCCGGGCGATCAGGTATCGTTGCTGGTTCGATTGCCGCGGCAAGCGGCTCCTGCAGAAATTGCTGTGGCAACGGTTCGCTGGGCGAAAGATCAGATATACGGACTGGCCTTTCAGCGGTTGTCGAGTACCTCCCACGGGCGACTGCGACGATATATGACGGTGTTCTCAAGAGGGATCAGATAA
- a CDS encoding 1-deoxy-D-xylulose-5-phosphate reductoisomerase → MKTIIILGSTGSIGTNTLDIVQRFPDEFRVAGLTAGNNIDKLEEQIRTFTPRVVAVSHEAAAATLRQRCAGLPVEILSGEAGIAQVASLPEAELVISAIVGAAGLVPTLTAIRSGKHIALANKEPMVMAGKLMQEEAHTHGVRIFPVDSEHSAIFQSLEGHRLEDVRRLILTASGGALWTVAKEELQQVTPERALKHPNWKMGSKITIDSATLMNKGLEVVEARWLFDIPESRIEVMVHRESIIHSLVEYEDRSMIAQLGLPDMRTPISYAMRYPERLPLDLPSLDLTEIGTLSFCKPDHDRFPCLNLGYESLRTGGTMPATMNAANEIAVEAFLNGGIRFTEIAEVIRKTMDAHTPKSVSSLEDALEADQWAREKAESLVHALPR, encoded by the coding sequence ATGAAGACCATCATCATCCTGGGCTCCACCGGTTCGATCGGCACGAACACCCTCGATATTGTTCAACGATTCCCCGATGAGTTTCGCGTCGCAGGTCTCACCGCCGGCAACAATATCGACAAGCTGGAAGAACAGATTCGCACGTTCACCCCGCGAGTAGTGGCCGTGTCACACGAAGCCGCCGCAGCGACGTTACGGCAGCGCTGCGCGGGTCTGCCTGTCGAGATTCTGTCCGGCGAAGCAGGCATCGCTCAGGTCGCCTCCCTGCCGGAGGCCGAACTGGTGATCTCCGCCATTGTCGGAGCCGCCGGACTGGTGCCCACCCTCACCGCGATCCGCTCAGGAAAACATATCGCCTTGGCCAATAAGGAACCGATGGTCATGGCGGGCAAGCTGATGCAGGAGGAAGCCCACACACATGGCGTCAGGATCTTCCCGGTCGACAGCGAACACAGTGCGATCTTTCAGTCACTGGAAGGCCATCGCCTTGAAGACGTCCGTCGATTGATTCTCACGGCGTCCGGCGGAGCGCTCTGGACCGTGGCGAAAGAGGAGTTGCAACAGGTCACACCCGAGCGAGCGCTCAAGCACCCCAATTGGAAAATGGGCTCGAAGATTACCATCGACTCCGCCACACTGATGAATAAGGGCCTCGAAGTCGTCGAAGCCCGCTGGCTGTTCGACATCCCAGAGTCCCGTATCGAAGTGATGGTGCATCGGGAAAGCATTATTCATTCGCTGGTCGAGTATGAAGACCGCTCCATGATCGCCCAATTGGGATTGCCGGACATGCGAACGCCGATCTCTTATGCGATGCGATACCCCGAACGGCTGCCGCTCGATCTGCCTTCGCTCGATTTGACGGAGATCGGCACGCTCAGTTTCTGCAAGCCGGACCATGACCGGTTTCCCTGCCTCAACCTGGGCTACGAGTCCCTCCGGACGGGGGGAACCATGCCGGCTACGATGAACGCAGCGAATGAGATTGCCGTCGAAGCCTTTTTGAACGGGGGCATCCGATTTACCGAGATCGCTGAAGTCATCCGCAAGACGATGGACGCCCATACGCCCAAATCCGTGTCCTCCCTGGAGGACGCTCTGGAGGCTGATCAGTGGGCCAGAGAAAAAGCGGAATCCCTGGTCCATGCCCTCCCCCGTTGA